From one Chlamydiifrater phoenicopteri genomic stretch:
- a CDS encoding Maf family nucleotide pyrophosphatase — protein MPKTPEARIILASTSPRRKELLANFSLPFAQMDSCFDESLVSFQGDPEIYATTLALKKGLCLQKKILDQDAIIISADTVVFFDNTIFNKPKDLEEALSMLRRLNGNTHKVISGISVIQGEHTVTTAEQTLITFNNVSDKTLQKYVATQSVLDKCGAYSIRHCGNLLVKEIQGSYPNVLGLPIAALQEVLLNFGIDLWDFAI, from the coding sequence ATGCCTAAAACCCCAGAAGCAAGAATCATCCTAGCCTCTACATCCCCAAGAAGAAAAGAACTCTTGGCCAACTTTTCTCTTCCCTTTGCGCAAATGGATTCTTGCTTCGATGAGTCCCTAGTATCCTTCCAAGGAGACCCTGAAATATACGCTACCACACTAGCGTTAAAAAAAGGCCTCTGCCTACAAAAAAAAATTCTTGATCAGGATGCCATCATAATATCAGCAGATACTGTAGTTTTTTTTGATAATACCATCTTCAATAAACCTAAAGACCTCGAAGAAGCCCTTTCAATGCTACGCAGACTCAATGGCAATACACACAAAGTTATATCAGGAATCTCTGTCATACAAGGCGAACACACCGTGACAACCGCAGAGCAAACTCTTATTACTTTCAATAATGTATCCGATAAAACATTACAAAAATATGTGGCCACTCAATCAGTTCTTGATAAGTGTGGCGCTTACAGCATACGCCACTGCGGCAATCTTCTTGTCAAAGAAATTCAAGGAAGTTATCCCAATGTTTTAGGCCTACCTATCGCCGCCTTACAGGAAGTATTACTGAACTTTGGTATAGATTTATGGGATTTCGCTATTTAA
- the secG gene encoding preprotein translocase subunit SecG, translating to MVILFYAALFVFLTLSAILCALVLVQESKSMGLGSSFGVDSGDSVFGVSTPDVLKKATAWFAGVFCVCCLLLSVWTGALGRKQEKTFVDSRVAAEQTVEEDD from the coding sequence ATGGTTATTTTGTTTTATGCCGCGCTTTTTGTTTTTCTAACACTTTCCGCAATTCTGTGTGCGCTTGTATTAGTGCAAGAAAGCAAAAGTATGGGGCTGGGATCTTCCTTTGGAGTCGATTCTGGAGACTCTGTCTTTGGAGTGTCTACTCCCGATGTGTTAAAGAAAGCTACCGCGTGGTTTGCGGGAGTTTTTTGTGTCTGTTGCCTGCTTCTTTCTGTATGGACAGGAGCTTTGGGGCGTAAGCAGGAGAAAACCTTTGTTGATAGTCGGGTAGCGGCAGAACAGACGGTGGAAGAAGATGATTAG
- a CDS encoding tyrosine recombinase XerC, producing the protein MFSSAIEFLKHLSTMKGCSPHTLRNYAIDLADCMTFLTTNHSPPPVVESQANPLEKEKPLTFKASALLSHLHKDCASPSTTPPSPDLQKVSKEHLRHYLLSLINNNKSKRTIRRKLSSIRSFLSYCVRTQKIIDNPAETIRGPGLGKDIPKPIHYEQVVVLMSTPDLSTYSGFRDRCILELFYSSGLRVSELVALNQSDIDFTTPAVKVRGKGKKERIIPMTENASSWLKKYLHHVDRNALPNPHPNAVFLNRFGGRLTSRSVDRSFQYYLKKSGLSGNITPHTIRHTIATHWLENGMDLKTIQLLLGHSSLETTTVYTHVSVKLKRKIHEKAHPHG; encoded by the coding sequence ATGTTTTCCTCCGCAATAGAATTCCTTAAACACCTCTCCACAATGAAAGGTTGCTCCCCCCATACTTTACGTAACTACGCCATAGACCTTGCCGACTGCATGACATTCTTAACCACCAACCATTCTCCCCCTCCTGTTGTCGAGAGCCAAGCAAATCCCCTAGAAAAAGAAAAACCTCTTACCTTCAAAGCCTCTGCTCTTCTTTCCCATCTCCATAAGGATTGTGCTTCCCCGTCTACCACCCCTCCATCACCCGACTTACAAAAAGTCTCTAAGGAACATCTAAGACACTATCTGCTCTCTCTTATCAACAATAACAAATCCAAACGAACCATACGCAGAAAGCTATCCTCCATACGCAGCTTCCTCTCCTACTGCGTGCGCACACAAAAAATTATCGATAATCCTGCAGAAACAATCCGCGGACCAGGATTAGGCAAAGACATCCCTAAACCTATCCACTACGAACAAGTTGTTGTCCTAATGTCCACTCCAGACCTTTCTACATACTCCGGATTTCGTGACCGCTGCATTCTAGAACTCTTCTACAGCTCCGGCCTTCGAGTAAGTGAACTCGTCGCCTTAAATCAATCAGATATAGACTTTACTACCCCCGCTGTCAAAGTCCGAGGAAAAGGAAAAAAAGAACGTATCATCCCCATGACGGAAAATGCTTCTTCCTGGCTAAAGAAATATTTGCATCATGTCGATAGAAATGCCTTACCTAATCCACACCCTAACGCTGTCTTTCTAAATCGCTTCGGAGGTCGCTTAACCTCTAGATCCGTAGATAGAAGCTTCCAGTACTACCTCAAAAAATCAGGCCTCTCAGGGAATATTACCCCGCACACTATTAGACACACCATAGCAACACACTGGCTGGAAAACGGAATGGATCTAAAAACTATCCAACTTCTCCTTGGCCACTCTTCCTTAGAAACAACAACCGTGTACACCCACGTCTCTGTAAAATTAAAAAGAAAAATTCATGAGAAAGCACACCCTCACGGATAA
- a CDS encoding Organic solvent tolerance protein OstA — protein sequence MSPFFMKSRFFKYPLRTSSCLAAICTTTLLSASSTTETTKDPSLTPSHPLTTSSLNKESQHLVASTANHNIPTPTDPSCDENKSSLIHSFSPAPTVNRKNHYLRHFQGLSGTLDIEDGAISVRQDLRIQANRIYIKQSESEDSKLVAHGNVMVTYKGKTLTCDYFEYDEATDVCLLTNGRFALYPWFVGGSTITLTPDALLINKGYISTSEGPRKDVVLSGDQIEFNSENVLSVGPTTFKIKGIPLLAFPTFSFMPLEIPKPPINFRGGTGGFLGSYLGISYSPINHKDLASTFFLDSFFKHGVGVGCNLRYKPKDSSSSDFVDIKSYYAHRIAIDMAEAHDRYRVNGEFLFTGTPGVVQGSCHIADSWETVSDIFPKDFDLKNTGPTKATYSWNAPSLMGYIQTTFKANNFLSINKELPTIFVKQKPIRFFNTPWFVEGALETGYSSFSFSDNIPKAKNFSAFKTNMRTFTYAAFPLYYGTLTPKIKTSITCCSRNNKAPEEKKYFGGGLLEVDYRLTAVKNYFSFKHIVEPFITLSGWGKPVALNKDHDIFSVEDAFHSIALLSSGLSTTLIPKKISFVPPINGSMKLIAVLNNCPGRPLFPKLEGKLSLPTGRHSKIGFDSEWIMKKRCWDHFNVTWQWTPSENYAVSTEFFHRSKYSWKKCSKENYILDVSRNEKDLLDSPLSDQRNTLLAKVFLRPHPCWNLKLSLRSGWLRKNAPDYLEYQAVLGTKIFEHWQLYSVFEHREADSRCYFFLKLDHAPKANKDR from the coding sequence ATGTCTCCCTTCTTTATGAAGAGCCGCTTTTTTAAATATCCCCTTAGAACAAGCTCTTGCCTCGCCGCCATATGCACAACTACTCTCCTCTCTGCTTCTTCAACAACAGAGACTACTAAAGACCCTTCCTTGACTCCTAGCCATCCACTCACGACTTCTTCTTTAAACAAGGAGTCCCAACACCTTGTAGCATCCACAGCAAATCATAATATACCCACTCCTACAGATCCATCTTGTGATGAAAACAAAAGCTCCCTCATACACAGCTTCTCTCCCGCTCCTACTGTAAATAGGAAAAATCACTACCTACGCCACTTCCAAGGACTCTCAGGAACCTTAGATATAGAAGATGGTGCCATCAGCGTGCGCCAAGACCTTCGTATACAAGCCAATAGGATTTACATTAAACAATCAGAATCCGAAGACTCCAAACTAGTCGCCCATGGGAATGTTATGGTTACCTACAAAGGCAAAACATTAACATGTGACTACTTCGAATACGATGAAGCTACAGATGTCTGCTTGTTAACAAACGGAAGATTCGCTCTATATCCTTGGTTCGTCGGAGGATCCACCATCACTCTAACTCCCGACGCTCTCCTCATTAATAAAGGCTATATTTCCACATCCGAAGGCCCCCGCAAAGATGTTGTCCTTTCCGGAGACCAGATAGAGTTTAATTCCGAAAATGTGCTTTCTGTAGGACCAACGACTTTCAAAATTAAGGGCATTCCTCTCCTCGCTTTCCCTACATTCTCTTTTATGCCTCTAGAAATTCCTAAGCCTCCAATTAATTTCAGGGGGGGGACAGGAGGATTCCTTGGATCCTACCTCGGCATTAGCTACTCCCCCATCAACCACAAAGACCTTGCCTCCACATTTTTTCTCGATAGTTTCTTTAAACACGGCGTGGGCGTGGGTTGTAACCTCCGTTACAAACCCAAAGACTCTTCTTCCTCCGATTTTGTTGATATCAAAAGTTATTACGCCCATCGTATAGCCATCGATATGGCCGAAGCTCATGATCGATATCGAGTTAACGGAGAGTTCTTATTCACAGGAACACCAGGAGTGGTACAAGGTTCTTGCCATATTGCTGACAGCTGGGAAACAGTCTCAGATATCTTCCCAAAAGACTTTGATCTCAAAAATACAGGACCTACGAAGGCTACTTACTCTTGGAATGCCCCTTCTCTTATGGGATACATACAAACAACTTTTAAAGCCAATAACTTCTTGAGCATCAACAAAGAACTTCCAACGATTTTTGTTAAACAAAAACCTATAAGATTTTTCAATACCCCCTGGTTTGTCGAAGGTGCTTTAGAAACAGGATACTCTTCGTTCTCATTCAGCGATAACATTCCCAAAGCCAAAAACTTCTCTGCCTTCAAAACTAACATGCGTACCTTTACCTACGCTGCCTTTCCCCTTTACTATGGAACACTTACACCAAAAATAAAAACCTCTATCACTTGCTGCAGTAGAAATAATAAAGCTCCTGAAGAAAAAAAATATTTTGGCGGCGGATTGCTAGAAGTAGATTATCGCCTCACGGCCGTTAAAAACTACTTCTCCTTCAAACATATTGTAGAACCCTTCATTACACTATCCGGATGGGGAAAGCCCGTAGCTCTTAACAAAGATCACGACATCTTTTCTGTTGAAGACGCCTTCCACTCCATAGCCTTGTTATCCAGCGGGCTATCAACAACATTGATCCCTAAAAAAATTTCTTTCGTCCCGCCAATTAACGGATCTATGAAACTCATCGCTGTATTGAATAACTGTCCCGGGCGGCCCCTATTTCCAAAACTTGAAGGCAAATTATCTCTGCCTACGGGAAGACATTCCAAAATTGGTTTCGACTCCGAATGGATCATGAAAAAACGTTGCTGGGACCATTTCAATGTGACATGGCAATGGACACCATCGGAAAATTATGCGGTATCTACAGAATTTTTCCACAGAAGCAAATACTCATGGAAAAAATGCTCTAAGGAAAACTATATTCTCGATGTATCCCGAAATGAAAAAGATCTCCTCGACTCCCCTCTTTCCGACCAGAGGAACACCTTGCTTGCCAAAGTATTCCTTCGCCCACACCCCTGCTGGAACCTCAAACTATCTCTACGCAGCGGATGGCTAAGGAAAAATGCCCCAGACTACCTAGAATATCAGGCCGTACTCGGCACAAAAATCTTTGAACATTGGCAGCTGTATTCTGTCTTCGAACATCGTGAAGCAGATTCCCGCTGCTATTTCTTCTTAAAACTCGATCACGCTCCCAAAGCAAACAAAGATCGGTAG
- a CDS encoding ABC-F family ATP-binding cassette domain-containing protein: MSIVLDKIGKSLGTRVLFDDVSVVFNPGNRYGLTGPNGAGKSTLLKIITGMVEPTKGSVSLPKKVGILRQNIEQFGEHSVLDCVIMGNAALWQAIQKRDALYLEEFTDEIGMQIAELEEVIAEEDGYRAETEAETLLSGIGIPEELFSAKMSTIPVDLQFRVLLCQALFGNPEALLLDEPTNHLDLHSINWLGDFLVDYQGTVIVVSHDRHFLNTITTHIADIDYDTIIVYPGNYDDMVATKTASREQEKADIKSKEKKIAQLKDFVAKFGAGSRASQVQSRIREIKKLQPQELKKSNIQRPYIRFPLSEKASGKVVFSVEDLGKSYGDNNVFNKLSFDVHQGDKIGIIGNNGLGKTTLLKLLAGVEAPSQGDIKIGHQVLFSYFPQNHSDVLKNCENETLFDWLRDRKTGIGDQEIRSVLGKMLFGGDDAFKKIGALSGGETARLLMAGIMLEDHNVLILDEANNHLDLESVSALSWAIEDYKGTVIFVSHDRSLVNDCASKLLIFDKDNITFFNGTLEEHSSSPSTQKNSTPKAKKSK, translated from the coding sequence ATGAGTATTGTTCTAGATAAAATCGGTAAGTCTCTCGGAACTCGAGTACTGTTTGATGACGTTTCTGTCGTCTTCAACCCAGGGAATCGCTACGGCCTCACAGGCCCTAATGGCGCAGGAAAATCCACCCTCCTTAAAATTATTACCGGAATGGTAGAACCTACTAAGGGAAGTGTCTCGCTACCTAAAAAAGTAGGCATCCTACGCCAAAATATCGAACAATTTGGTGAACACTCTGTTCTCGACTGCGTTATCATGGGTAATGCCGCTCTCTGGCAAGCCATACAAAAACGTGACGCCCTCTATCTAGAAGAATTCACTGATGAAATAGGGATGCAGATCGCCGAACTCGAAGAAGTCATCGCAGAAGAAGATGGTTACCGCGCAGAAACGGAAGCCGAAACCCTCCTGTCCGGTATCGGCATCCCAGAGGAACTTTTCTCGGCAAAAATGTCTACCATACCCGTAGACCTACAGTTCCGTGTCCTCCTATGCCAAGCACTATTCGGAAATCCCGAAGCTCTACTCCTCGACGAGCCTACCAACCACCTCGACCTCCACTCCATAAACTGGTTGGGAGATTTTCTTGTCGATTACCAAGGAACAGTCATCGTCGTCAGCCACGATAGACACTTCCTAAATACCATCACAACACATATCGCCGATATCGATTACGATACCATCATCGTTTACCCAGGCAACTACGATGATATGGTAGCAACCAAAACTGCTTCAAGGGAACAGGAAAAAGCCGACATAAAGTCTAAAGAAAAGAAAATTGCTCAACTTAAAGATTTTGTCGCTAAGTTCGGCGCTGGCTCCCGTGCAAGTCAAGTGCAGTCACGTATCCGAGAAATAAAGAAGCTTCAACCTCAGGAATTAAAAAAATCTAATATTCAACGCCCTTACATACGCTTCCCCCTATCAGAAAAAGCTTCAGGCAAAGTAGTTTTCTCCGTGGAGGATTTAGGCAAAAGTTACGGAGATAACAATGTTTTCAACAAGCTCTCTTTCGATGTCCACCAAGGAGACAAAATAGGTATCATCGGAAACAACGGTCTAGGAAAAACCACTTTACTCAAACTGCTTGCCGGAGTAGAAGCCCCCTCTCAAGGAGATATTAAAATCGGACACCAAGTACTTTTCTCCTATTTTCCACAAAATCACTCCGATGTTTTAAAAAATTGTGAAAATGAAACACTGTTCGACTGGCTCCGAGATCGTAAAACAGGTATCGGAGACCAGGAAATTCGTAGCGTCTTAGGGAAAATGCTCTTCGGTGGTGATGATGCCTTCAAAAAAATTGGTGCCCTCTCGGGAGGTGAAACGGCACGCCTATTAATGGCGGGAATTATGCTTGAGGATCATAACGTCCTTATCCTCGACGAAGCAAATAATCACCTCGATCTGGAATCAGTGTCTGCCCTTTCTTGGGCTATAGAAGATTATAAAGGCACCGTTATCTTCGTCTCTCACGACAGAAGCCTCGTCAATGACTGTGCTTCTAAACTCCTTATCTTCGATAAGGACAACATCACGTTCTTTAATGGGACCCTGGAAGAACACTCCTCCTCCCCATCCACCCAAAAAAACTCTACGCCAAAGGCTAAAAAAAGCAAATAG
- a CDS encoding ribonuclease Z: MSARELIILGCSGQQPTRARNQGAYLLRWNSEGFLFDPGEGTQRQFIFADVSPTSVTRIFISHFHGDHCLGLGSMLMRLNLDKVSWPIHCYYPASGKKYFDRLRYSTIYHETIKVIEHPIKEEGIVESSDDFCIEAAWLKHPVDTLGWRITEANTRKLIPEKLTQKNLKGPIVKELLTKGQVKAPDGTLVSFNEVGYVKHGASVSVIADTLPCKNIEELSRNARLMLCESTYLNEHKHLALSHSHMTAKDAATIAAKANAQELILTHFSARYTHLQDFEKEARAIFPNTHVAEEFRRFPFPKNE; this comes from the coding sequence ATGAGTGCACGAGAATTAATTATCTTGGGATGTTCGGGGCAGCAGCCCACAAGAGCTCGCAACCAGGGAGCCTATTTGTTACGCTGGAATTCCGAAGGTTTCCTATTTGATCCAGGAGAAGGCACTCAAAGACAGTTCATCTTCGCAGACGTTTCTCCAACCTCTGTTACACGAATCTTTATCAGCCACTTCCACGGTGATCACTGCCTGGGATTAGGCTCTATGCTAATGAGACTAAATCTCGATAAAGTTTCTTGGCCCATACACTGCTATTACCCAGCATCGGGAAAAAAATATTTCGACAGGTTGCGCTACTCTACAATCTACCACGAAACAATCAAAGTAATTGAACACCCTATCAAAGAAGAAGGCATCGTAGAGTCTTCAGACGATTTTTGTATCGAAGCAGCATGGCTAAAACACCCCGTAGATACACTGGGATGGCGTATAACAGAAGCCAACACCCGCAAACTCATCCCTGAAAAACTCACGCAAAAAAACCTTAAAGGACCTATAGTCAAAGAATTATTAACTAAAGGACAAGTAAAGGCTCCCGACGGAACATTGGTCTCCTTCAATGAAGTTGGCTATGTAAAGCATGGAGCTTCTGTATCCGTGATCGCCGACACTTTGCCCTGCAAAAATATCGAAGAATTATCAAGAAACGCTCGTTTAATGCTCTGCGAAAGCACTTACCTCAACGAGCATAAACACCTCGCTCTTTCCCACTCCCACATGACAGCCAAGGATGCCGCCACTATAGCAGCCAAAGCCAACGCGCAAGAGCTGATTCTGACACATTTTTCTGCCCGATACACCCACCTACAAGATTTCGAAAAAGAAGCTCGAGCCATTTTCCCTAACACCCACGTTGCTGAGGAGTTTCGCCGGTTCCCTTTCCCAAAAAACGAATAA
- the def gene encoding peptide deformylase, whose translation MIRDITYYGNPLLRRKADPITDVSDAIKVLYRDMCETMEALKGVGLAAPQVGESLRMFVMCVEKETEEGELVFLKEPKVFINPVLSDPSKEKVSGREGCLSIPGLRGDVVRPEAITVEAIDLKGEVFKERYHGFLARIIMHENDHLNGVLYVDRMAEKDLLKLKKGLERIKRKYNGEGLPALSEKTA comes from the coding sequence ATGATTAGGGATATCACCTATTACGGAAATCCTTTGCTTCGTAGGAAGGCCGATCCTATTACGGATGTTTCCGATGCAATTAAAGTATTATATCGCGATATGTGCGAAACTATGGAAGCTCTTAAAGGAGTAGGTCTTGCGGCTCCTCAGGTCGGCGAAAGTCTGCGTATGTTTGTAATGTGTGTGGAAAAAGAAACAGAAGAAGGGGAGTTAGTCTTTTTGAAGGAGCCCAAGGTTTTTATTAATCCCGTTCTTTCTGATCCCTCCAAAGAGAAAGTTTCTGGTAGGGAGGGGTGTTTGTCTATACCAGGTCTTCGAGGAGATGTTGTGCGTCCAGAAGCCATCACCGTTGAAGCTATAGACCTTAAAGGAGAAGTTTTCAAAGAGCGTTATCATGGTTTCTTAGCTCGCATTATTATGCATGAAAATGATCATCTCAATGGCGTCCTATATGTCGATAGGATGGCAGAAAAAGATCTTTTGAAGCTTAAAAAAGGGCTCGAAAGAATAAAAAGAAAGTATAACGGTGAAGGGCTGCCAGCTTTGTCCGAAAAGACTGCTTAG
- a CDS encoding HEAT repeat domain-containing protein codes for MGFRYLTLFIALLSLPLSAEFSPKSRINILNLSVQKNVQEALKEYLLHYQETNSHDFFVLRKISENCLHQGFLSNDPYIQKSSILGASLSGSCEGLDILKKTMETEDPFLQLMAIGSLHNYLGSTIEDLLIKAMSSPYPIIRLEAAYKLALLKNPAVVDHLYSFLNKLPPEARALTAAIFIMLETEEADAYVREFLSSPNPAIRAYTITLIGEHHKARFLPSLRSLSGGAILPIEREALLFSLGNLRDSSSYPFIKKSLTLSSTESILAAVAAAKIGKEEEALPILEKGIISKNSLAVAACSYLSANNAEKLLLPLFSTLPPSSQYQRAGIPVSSDEDLRINAAFVLAKARSQSEVVSSYLKDFFTCPTFGRQLLLSHSPGKSLSAFHWSHLPVSNTQSTTQTSLRPENALLDASFLLPKEYYLSITESLLSHHEGREFLALQALSLLSQKKDSAVLEILEKASQIPGKPLLRAYADLHIYRITGNPSVKDRLRLWLKDSSDETLILKDNEEIRNKVSSTCLKYEVIPELKTKILLEILETLVTAKNKEDILLLVHLMTDGKGKNLPFLAGLLAKISE; via the coding sequence ATGGGATTTCGCTATTTAACACTCTTTATTGCTCTCCTCTCCCTCCCCCTATCAGCAGAGTTTTCTCCAAAATCTCGTATCAATATCCTAAACCTAAGTGTACAAAAAAACGTTCAAGAAGCCTTAAAAGAATACCTCCTTCACTACCAAGAAACAAACTCTCACGACTTTTTTGTCTTACGAAAAATTAGCGAGAATTGTCTCCACCAAGGATTCCTTTCTAATGACCCCTATATCCAAAAAAGCAGCATCCTGGGCGCCTCCTTATCAGGATCTTGCGAAGGCCTCGACATCCTAAAAAAAACTATGGAAACAGAAGATCCTTTCCTCCAACTTATGGCTATAGGATCCTTACACAATTATCTCGGATCCACCATAGAAGATCTCCTCATCAAAGCTATGAGCTCTCCATACCCCATCATCAGACTCGAAGCAGCATACAAACTCGCTTTGCTTAAAAATCCTGCCGTCGTTGACCACTTATACTCCTTCCTCAACAAGCTCCCCCCAGAAGCACGAGCCCTCACAGCAGCAATTTTTATTATGTTGGAAACCGAAGAAGCAGACGCTTATGTCAGAGAATTCCTTTCTTCTCCCAACCCAGCCATACGGGCGTACACAATCACTCTCATAGGAGAACATCATAAAGCTAGGTTCCTCCCTTCCCTACGAAGCTTGTCTGGAGGCGCTATTCTACCCATAGAACGCGAAGCCTTGCTTTTCTCTCTTGGGAATCTACGCGACTCTTCAAGCTATCCTTTCATCAAAAAATCTCTAACGCTCTCTTCTACGGAATCTATCCTAGCAGCAGTCGCCGCAGCAAAAATAGGCAAAGAAGAAGAGGCTCTCCCCATCCTTGAAAAAGGAATCATAAGCAAGAACTCCCTTGCCGTCGCTGCCTGTTCCTATTTATCTGCAAATAATGCGGAGAAACTCCTTCTTCCATTATTCAGTACTCTCCCACCTTCATCACAGTACCAACGCGCAGGAATCCCTGTATCTTCCGACGAAGATTTGCGCATCAATGCTGCTTTCGTTTTGGCTAAAGCTCGCTCCCAATCCGAAGTTGTTTCTTCCTACCTTAAAGACTTTTTTACTTGCCCCACATTTGGTAGGCAACTTCTACTCTCTCATTCCCCAGGCAAAAGCTTATCAGCGTTCCATTGGTCTCACCTTCCAGTCTCAAACACTCAATCGACAACGCAAACCTCTCTGAGACCTGAAAACGCCCTCCTCGATGCATCATTCCTTCTACCCAAAGAGTACTACCTTTCCATAACAGAAAGTTTACTATCCCATCACGAAGGTAGAGAGTTTCTTGCTCTACAAGCCCTCTCCCTCCTCTCGCAAAAAAAAGATTCTGCCGTCTTAGAAATCTTAGAAAAAGCCTCTCAAATACCAGGGAAACCTCTTCTACGAGCTTATGCAGACCTACATATTTACCGCATTACGGGAAACCCTTCAGTAAAAGATCGTTTGCGACTATGGCTAAAGGATTCTTCTGACGAAACTCTAATCCTTAAAGACAACGAAGAAATTCGCAATAAAGTTTCCTCAACATGTTTGAAATATGAAGTGATTCCAGAGTTAAAAACAAAAATCTTACTAGAAATACTAGAAACTTTGGTTACAGCAAAAAACAAAGAAGATATCCTGTTACTCGTTCATCTAATGACTGATGGAAAAGGAAAAAATCTTCCCTTCCTAGCAGGTTTGCTGGCGAAGATTTCGGAATAA
- a CDS encoding DMT family transporter, with protein sequence MSISKCLTNLSSLFKTEVDVHENLDEKLAVAARIRSLFVKTVFGLGVSFSLAIVFVGILSVSVPSMSTVVTSVLLAVTGLLLIGFSLAVVGLILISKREERLEESKRLEMRSRAEPELEEVRSEVSVFSEESKETSTEEEKPSKASESDAEVKKTGFEEDLGEAEGPIDRSEAKKEQKPSEKEEHRQLSPETLKVLCERVLKELKSPEKEDAQKSESSAEDRELMKELSEKSSEETEVEEIKDVQESKDSSEASEEKKVASEDAVRVVVHTLEGIAGKISDEGIDAKVFEEADREEKISKEEQSLKLFKVIQGKMDSLRNLIVDVSKLLKEESSISGSPGSPPSSKGEEGKSEKESPDK encoded by the coding sequence ATGAGTATTAGTAAATGCCTGACGAACCTGTCTAGTTTGTTTAAAACAGAAGTCGATGTTCACGAAAATTTAGATGAAAAGCTAGCTGTTGCAGCTCGGATAAGGAGTTTATTTGTTAAAACTGTATTTGGGTTGGGGGTGTCGTTCTCATTAGCAATCGTTTTTGTTGGCATATTAAGTGTTAGTGTGCCTTCTATGTCGACTGTTGTAACTTCGGTATTGTTAGCTGTCACTGGACTTCTACTTATAGGGTTTTCATTGGCAGTTGTAGGACTTATTCTTATCAGCAAAAGAGAGGAGAGGCTTGAAGAAAGTAAAAGGTTGGAGATGCGATCTAGAGCTGAACCAGAGCTTGAAGAGGTGAGGTCTGAGGTTAGCGTATTTTCGGAGGAGAGTAAAGAGACAAGCACTGAGGAGGAGAAGCCTTCTAAAGCTTCAGAAAGCGATGCAGAGGTAAAAAAAACAGGGTTTGAAGAAGATCTAGGAGAAGCTGAAGGTCCTATAGACAGAAGTGAAGCTAAGAAAGAACAGAAACCTTCAGAAAAGGAAGAACATCGCCAGCTTAGTCCGGAGACATTAAAGGTACTGTGTGAGAGAGTGTTAAAAGAATTAAAATCCCCAGAAAAAGAAGATGCTCAAAAAAGCGAATCCTCCGCAGAAGATAGAGAATTAATGAAGGAGTTGTCTGAGAAGTCTTCGGAAGAAACAGAGGTTGAGGAGATAAAAGACGTTCAAGAAAGTAAGGACTCTTCAGAGGCCTCTGAAGAGAAAAAAGTTGCTTCTGAAGACGCTGTTAGGGTAGTTGTGCATACTTTAGAAGGTATTGCAGGGAAAATCTCCGATGAGGGAATAGATGCTAAAGTTTTTGAGGAAGCTGATAGGGAAGAGAAAATTTCTAAGGAAGAACAGTCTTTAAAGTTGTTTAAAGTGATACAAGGAAAGATGGATTCTTTGAGGAATTTGATTGTGGATGTCTCTAAACTCTTAAAAGAAGAAAGCTCTATTTCTGGATCACCTGGTTCTCCGCCTAGCTCTAAGGGTGAGGAAGGAAAATCTGAAAAGGAATCACCCGATAAGTAA